The uncultured Roseibium sp. genome contains a region encoding:
- a CDS encoding formate--tetrahydrofolate ligase, whose protein sequence is MTSDIEIARKAKMKPISEIGARLDIPEDAMIPFGRTKAKIEGDYLAGLDGRPDGKLILVTAINPTPAGEGKTTTTVGLGDGLNRIGKKAMICLREPSLGPCFGMKGGAAGGGYAQVVPMEDINLHFTGDFHAITSANNLLAALIDNHIYWGNKLEIDPRRITWKRVMDMNDRALREIVCSLGGVANGFPREGGFDITVASEIMAILCLATSLEDLQQRLGNIIVGYRRDRTAVTARDLEADGAMTVLLKEAIQPNLVQTLENNPAFIHGGPFANIAHGCNSVMATKAALKLADYVVTEAGFGADLGAEKFFDIKCRKAGLSPDAAVIVATIRALKMNGGVAKEDLSAENVAAVTKGCANLGRHIENIKQFGVPAVVAINHFTADTDAEVEAVKTYCRDLGVDAVLASHWANGSAGTEELATHVARVADSGQAQFAPLYDNGLSLFEKIETVARRIYRADAVVADKSVHDQLKLWEADGFGNLPVCMAKTQYSFTTDPALRGAPTGHTIPIREVRLSAGAGFIVVICGEIMTMPGLPSVPAANHIGLDANGQIEGLF, encoded by the coding sequence ATGACCAGCGATATCGAGATTGCCCGCAAGGCGAAGATGAAGCCGATTTCGGAAATCGGCGCGCGGCTGGATATCCCTGAAGACGCCATGATCCCGTTCGGCAGGACCAAGGCGAAAATTGAGGGAGATTATCTGGCCGGGCTCGACGGACGGCCCGACGGCAAGCTGATCCTGGTCACCGCCATCAATCCGACACCGGCCGGCGAAGGCAAGACGACCACCACCGTCGGGCTCGGCGACGGTCTGAACCGGATCGGCAAGAAGGCCATGATCTGCCTGCGCGAGCCTTCGCTCGGCCCCTGTTTCGGCATGAAGGGAGGGGCAGCCGGCGGCGGCTATGCCCAAGTCGTCCCCATGGAGGACATCAATCTCCACTTCACCGGCGACTTCCACGCCATCACCTCGGCCAACAACCTGCTCGCCGCCCTTATCGACAATCACATCTACTGGGGCAACAAGCTGGAGATCGATCCGCGTCGCATCACCTGGAAGCGGGTGATGGACATGAACGACCGGGCGCTGAGGGAAATCGTTTGTTCGCTCGGCGGCGTGGCCAATGGTTTTCCGCGCGAGGGCGGATTCGATATCACGGTCGCCTCGGAAATCATGGCGATCCTGTGCCTTGCGACCAGCCTTGAAGATTTGCAGCAGCGGCTCGGCAACATCATCGTCGGCTACCGGCGCGACCGCACGGCCGTCACCGCCCGCGATCTGGAGGCCGATGGCGCCATGACCGTACTTCTGAAGGAAGCGATCCAGCCGAACCTGGTGCAGACCCTGGAAAACAATCCCGCTTTCATCCACGGCGGCCCCTTCGCCAACATCGCCCATGGCTGCAACTCGGTCATGGCGACGAAAGCCGCCCTGAAGCTTGCCGACTACGTGGTCACCGAAGCCGGCTTCGGCGCGGATCTGGGCGCCGAAAAATTCTTCGACATCAAGTGCCGCAAGGCGGGCCTCTCCCCGGACGCTGCCGTGATCGTCGCCACCATCAGGGCGCTGAAGATGAACGGCGGGGTTGCCAAGGAAGACCTCAGCGCGGAAAACGTCGCGGCCGTGACCAAAGGCTGCGCCAACCTCGGCCGTCATATCGAGAACATCAAACAGTTCGGCGTACCGGCGGTCGTCGCCATCAACCATTTCACGGCGGATACGGATGCCGAGGTCGAAGCGGTCAAGACCTATTGCCGGGATCTCGGTGTCGACGCGGTGCTCGCCTCCCACTGGGCGAACGGCTCGGCAGGTACGGAGGAACTCGCCACACACGTCGCCCGGGTCGCCGACAGCGGTCAGGCCCAGTTCGCGCCGCTTTACGACAACGGCCTGTCCCTCTTCGAAAAGATCGAAACCGTTGCCCGGCGGATCTACCGGGCCGACGCGGTCGTGGCCGACAAGAGTGTGCATGACCAGTTGAAGCTCTGGGAAGCCGACGGCTTCGGCAACCTGCCGGTCTGCATGGCGAAGACGCAATATTCCTTCACTACCGATCCCGCCTTACGCGGTGCACCGACCGGACACACCATCCCAATCCGCGAAGTCCGTCTGTCCGCAGGTGCCGGCTTCATCGTGGTGATCTGCGGGGAAATCATGACCATGCCCGGCCTGCCGAGCGTTCCGGCCGCCAATCACATCGGCCTGGATGCAAACGGGCAGATCGAGGGGCTGTTCTAG
- a CDS encoding alpha/beta hydrolase, translated as MTTLVLVPGLLSDDIVWQPLADAVAGRMSVYQANLSGGDSISGMARGLLEKVRGDMIVVGHSMGGRVAMEMAHIAPGRVKGLVLANTGHGPKRAGEEAKRQAMIDLGHESMEKLADQWLPPMIDERRVDDRDLMDKLRAMVLRANAKIHEGHIQALVGRPNATSYLKDLNCPILLIAARQDRWSPIAQHEEIEAATKNSELAIIEDAGHFAPVERPEDVVKAVTDWLGRTFGDAYNG; from the coding sequence ATGACAACACTGGTTCTCGTTCCGGGGCTCCTCTCCGATGATATCGTATGGCAGCCGCTTGCGGATGCGGTCGCGGGCCGGATGTCCGTGTACCAGGCGAATCTGAGCGGAGGCGACTCAATCTCCGGTATGGCGCGCGGCCTCCTGGAAAAGGTGCGGGGCGACATGATCGTCGTCGGTCATTCCATGGGCGGACGGGTTGCCATGGAAATGGCCCATATCGCGCCGGGCCGGGTTAAAGGGCTGGTGCTTGCCAACACCGGCCATGGGCCCAAGCGCGCGGGCGAGGAAGCCAAGCGCCAGGCCATGATCGATCTCGGTCACGAGAGCATGGAAAAGCTCGCCGACCAATGGCTGCCGCCGATGATCGATGAACGGCGTGTCGACGACCGGGACCTGATGGACAAGCTGCGCGCCATGGTTCTGCGCGCCAATGCGAAGATACATGAAGGACATATCCAAGCTCTGGTCGGGCGTCCCAATGCGACCTCCTACCTGAAAGACCTCAACTGTCCGATCCTGCTCATCGCCGCGAGGCAGGACCGCTGGAGCCCGATTGCCCAGCACGAGGAAATCGAGGCGGCCACGAAGAACTCCGAACTGGCCATCATTGAGGATGCCGGCCATTTCGCGCCGGTCGAGCGCCCTGAAGACGTGGTGAAAGCCGTCACGGACTGGCTCGGTAGAACATTTGGAGACGCGTACAATGGCTGA